The region TAATATAATTTCACGATTCAGCAAAAAGATCCCCCTGCAGCGAGATGCAGGAGGATCTGTAACCAATCTTATTCAGGGACTAGCGGTTAACCTGCCAGACCACATTGTCTTCATCCTGGCCGTTGACTGGCCACCAGTGGAAGCCTTCTCCGGCAAGCAGCTGGTCGGCTTCAACCGGACCCCAGGAGCCTGCAGGATAGGAAGCCAAGTCGTTGCTCTCTTCCTTCCACGCCTTGGCAATCCGGTCCACGAAGGACCAGGCCGAGGACACTTCATCCCAGCGGGTGAAGTAGGTCGAATCGCCGCGTGCAGCGTCATGCAGCAGACGCTCATACGCCTCCGGCGAATTAATGCCGATCATGCAGCTCTGGCAGAAATCCATGGCCAGCGGCTGAATCTCGGATTCCGAGCCCGGCTTCTTCGCATTGATCTTCACGTAGATGCCTTCCATCGGATTGACGCGGATGACGAGCAGGTTCGGCTCGAGCTTGTGCTTCTGGCCCAAGTAGACGTTGGTCGGCATTCCTTTGAATTCTACAACGACTTCGGTAGTCTTCACAGGCAGACGTTTGCCGGTACGGATATAGAAAGGAACCCCGGCCCAGCGGAAGTTGTCCACGAACACGCGGGCTGCGAAATACGTCTCCGTATTCGATTCCGGGTCCACTTTGTCTTCCTGGCGGTAAGCCGGAAGCGTCTTGCCTTTGTAGAGACCTTGAGTATATTGGCCGCGTACAACGTTCTCGCGGACCTCATCCGCGGTAGCATAAGGACGCAGCGAACGTAGTACTTTCACCTTCTCATCACGGATATCTTCAGCCAACAGACGGCTAGGCGGTTCCATAGCAATCATCGTCAGCAGCTGCAAAATATGGTTCTGGCCCATATCGCGTAGCGCCCCCGCATGGTCGTAATACCCGCCGCGTTCTTCCACACCCACCGTCTCGCCGAGTGTAATCTGAATGTTGGCAATATGCTTGTTATTCCATAGCGGCTCGAAGAATGCATTGGCGAACCGGATCACTTCAATATTCTGAACCATTTCCTTACCCAGATAGTGGTCAATCCGGTAAATCTCTTCTTCCTTGAAGACCTGGCGGATCTGTTCGTTCAGTTCCTCAGCGGATTCGAGATTGTAGCCGAACGGCTTCTCGATGACCAGACGGTTCCAGCCTCTGGCCTGCAGCATACCGCCTGCCTTGAGGTTGAAGGATACGCTGCCGAACAGCTCAGGCGCAAGCGCCAGATAGAACATGCGGTTGCCCGGAATATGGAACTTCTCTTCCAGACGCTCCGTCTGCTCATTCAGCTCACGGAAGCCGTCAATATTATTGATGTCGAGTGACTTGTATTCAAAATGCTGTACGAACTCGTTCCATTCCGCAGCATCTCCTGCCTGATAACGGCAGAACTCACGAATGGATTCCTTCACATCTTCCCGGAATTCATCCTGGGTGCGGGGACGCCGAGCCACGCCAATGACCGCAAAATCTTGGGTCAGCTTGCCTTCACGGTACAAACTGTAAATCGCCGGGAATAGCTTACGCCGGGCCAGATCTCCGGTTGCCCCGAAGATAAAGAATACAGCACCGGGTGTATGCAGTGCATCAAGGGTTTGATTTTCAGCCATGGCTCCTCATCTCTCTGTATGTAATATAGTTGACATTCATTCTCATCGCCTGGTATGAAACAACATACGACTATAGGCGTGATGTCATTTTATCATAATTGCACGGAGGATGCCATCACATTCCTGACAGTTTTTCTCGGGATTTCGCACTTTTCCATTACTCTTTCTTATACTTTCATCGGATTACACTTATATGGCCTCACTTAACCTCAGTATTCGATTGTAATTAATGGCATTCCTAGGGTTAGCCGGTTCTCATCCGCATTGATGTTCTTGTGAACTGCCAGCTGTAGGGCCAGGCTATGGCTACCGCTGCTAACTGTGCGCTGAAGACCCGGCACACTATACGAATGACTGGATGTAGAGACGTCAGCGTAGCTCTCCTCTGCCTGAATTCCGGGAAGATCTGCAGCCAGTAACTGCTCCGTAGCAAGGAGTGCTGTCTGCGTTCCGCCCTGCTCCTTCGCTGGTGCCTGCAGCGATGCATTCCACTCCGCAGCAATCCCCTCCTGAAGCATAGCTTCTCCAGCGTCCGCCGCTGCGTCCCCAAGCTCCGGTGAACCCAGAAGATCCGCCGTCTCCAGCGTAACAATACAATAGCTGCGTCCTCCGCCAAGCTCACTCCAGAACAGGGACAACTGTGTGCCGCCGCTGAGCTGCGTCGCAGAACGCCAAGCCCGGTGTCCTTCATCATCTGCTCTGCTCATTTCACCGAGCGCTAACCGGGTGGAAAGGCTCTGTACGGCAGTCTCTGCAGCTTCTTCACCGCTGTATTCCCCCTGCCATTTCAGTACGAGC is a window of Paenibacillus sp. FSL H3-0469 DNA encoding:
- the zwf gene encoding glucose-6-phosphate dehydrogenase, with protein sequence MAENQTLDALHTPGAVFFIFGATGDLARRKLFPAIYSLYREGKLTQDFAVIGVARRPRTQDEFREDVKESIREFCRYQAGDAAEWNEFVQHFEYKSLDINNIDGFRELNEQTERLEEKFHIPGNRMFYLALAPELFGSVSFNLKAGGMLQARGWNRLVIEKPFGYNLESAEELNEQIRQVFKEEEIYRIDHYLGKEMVQNIEVIRFANAFFEPLWNNKHIANIQITLGETVGVEERGGYYDHAGALRDMGQNHILQLLTMIAMEPPSRLLAEDIRDEKVKVLRSLRPYATADEVRENVVRGQYTQGLYKGKTLPAYRQEDKVDPESNTETYFAARVFVDNFRWAGVPFYIRTGKRLPVKTTEVVVEFKGMPTNVYLGQKHKLEPNLLVIRVNPMEGIYVKINAKKPGSESEIQPLAMDFCQSCMIGINSPEAYERLLHDAARGDSTYFTRWDEVSSAWSFVDRIAKAWKEESNDLASYPAGSWGPVEADQLLAGEGFHWWPVNGQDEDNVVWQVNR